A single genomic interval of Osmerus eperlanus chromosome 14, fOsmEpe2.1, whole genome shotgun sequence harbors:
- the ptger4b gene encoding prostaglandin E receptor 4 (subtype EP4) b, which produces MNNTTSNENPQSWDPTIPVIMFIFGVVGNVIAIVVLRKTRKEQKETTFYTLVCGLAVTDLLGTLLASPVTIATYMKGRWPGGEPLCQYSGFILLFFFLVQLSIVFAMSIERYLAINHAYFYNHYVDQRLAALTLVTIYVSNVIFCALPSMGLGEVKLQYPKTWCFIDWRTNDSTHATFSYMYAGVNSFLVLATVICNVMVCGALIMMHKRFIRRTSLGTDQGRIADLRRRRSFRRLAGAEIQMVILLIATSATVLICSIPLVLRIFVNQLSRAKVDVPPAENPDLQAIRMASVNPILDPWIYILLRKTVVLKLVEKIKCLFCRMGSRGRRQARGQFHCVDGHSSIVSRDGPSLVSPGLREVISTSETFLYLPEASDSGPGGFTPGGLGRPSPTAVERSLLQDLNMVREQEDPLLATSEVKMPETPGGMNRLPLEPSKDPALYVTFTDETSNLQEKCI; this is translated from the exons ATGAATAACACCACCTCGAACGAAAATCCCCAGTCTTGGGATCCCACCATCCCAGTCATCATGTTCATATTCGGTGTGGTGGGCAATGTTATCGCCATCGTGGTGCTACGCAAAACTAGGAAGGAACAGAAGGAGACCACATTCTACACGCTCGTGTGCGGACTCGCAGTGACTGACCTCCTGGGCACTCTCCTGGCCAGTCCCGTCACCATTGCAACCTACATGAAGGGCCGGTGGCCAGGGGGAGAGCCGCTGTGCCAGTACTCTGGATTTATCCTCCTATTCTTCTTCTTGGTGCAGCTCAGCATCGTCTTCGCCATGTCCATCGAGAGATACCTGGCCATTAACCATGCCTATTTCTACAACCATTACGTTGACCAGAGACTTGCCGCCCTGACACTGGTAACCATTTACGTTTCAAACGTTATCTTTTGCGCGCTGCCCAGCATGGGTCTTGGAGAGGTCAAACTCCAGTATCCAAAGACGTGGTGCTTTATCGACTGGCGGACAAACGACTCGACTCACGCCACCTTCTCATACATGTACGCTGGTGTGAATTCGTTTCTGGTCCTGGCCACTGTCATATGCAACGTGATGGTGTGCGGGGCGCTCATCATGATGCACAAGCGGTTCATACGCAGGACCTCGCTGGGCACGGACCAGGGGCGCATCGCGGACCTGCGGCGCAGGCGGAGTTTCAGGCGCTTGGCTGGGGCAGAGATACAAATGGTCATACTGCTCATAGCTACTTCTGCCACAGTACTCATCTGCTCAATACCGTTAGTG cTGCGAATCTTCGTCAACCAGCTGTCCCGTGCCAAGGTGGACGTCCCCCCCGCTGAGAACCCTGACCTGCAAGCCATCCGGATGGCCTCGGTCAACCCGATCCTGGACCCCTGGATCTACATCCTGCTGAGGAAGACCGTGGTCCTGAAGCTGGTGGAGAAGATCAAGTGTCTGTTCTGCAGGATGGGCAGCAGGGGCCGCCGCCAGGCCAGAGGCCAGTTCCACTGCGTCGACGGCCACTCCTCTATCGTGTCCCGGGATGGCCCCTCGCTGGTGTCCCCCGGGCTGAGGGAGGTCATCAGCACTTCGGAGACCTTTCTCTACCTGCCCGAGGCTTCCGACTCTGGGCCCGGTGGGTTCACTCCCGGGGGCCTGGGCAGACCCAGCCCCACAGCAGTGGAGCGCTCCCTTCTCCAGGACCTCAACATGGTAAGAGAGCAAGAGGACCCATTACTGGCCACCTCTGAGGTCAAGATGCCGGAAACGCCAGGTGGGATGAACAGGCTACCCCTGGAGCCCTCGAAGGACCCAGCTCTTTATGTCACCTTCACGGACGAGACCTCGAACTTGCAGGAGAAATGCATCTGA